Within the Acinetobacter radioresistens DSM 6976 = NBRC 102413 = CIP 103788 genome, the region TTGCCTGAATGGGTGACAGATTTGCAGAAGAACTGGTTGTACAGTCTTCTTCTGTTGTTTCAGGCAGCAAACCGGCAATCGTCAATGAATACCCTTCCAGACACTGGCGGGTTTTCTGTCTGGATGAGTCCAGTGCACATACTGCCGGTGTCATTTGCACACGCATCACATACCCCTGCAAAGCTGGTGCAGCAAAGGCCGGAGAACTACACAACCCGATCACAGCAGTTACACATCCGGCAGCTGCAAAAGAAGAGGTTGCCTTTAGACTTATTTTCTTCATTGAAAAACTAGCTATAAATTGCAGTAACACATTAATTCACCGGACCCTTATGGTGTATTCCTGACCGGTATTACTTTCATCCGGTTCTGAATAGATTGTGGTCCTTGCCCCAATAGCACCCCATAATGAGTTGCATTTGCCATGACATTTTTAACGTAGTCACGGGTTTCAAGTAACGGAATGGCTTCCGTATATTGATCAGCAGTCAGACTCTGAAATTCAGGCTGCCAGCGCTTAGCCCTGTTCGGACCGGCATTATAGCCAGCCGTTGCCAATACAGGGTTATTACTGAGCTGATTTTGTATCATGGACAGATAATAAGTACCGTAGCGGATATTGGTATTCATATCAGTCAGGGCAGCCGGGTTATAACTCTCGCCCATTTGCCGGGCGACCAGTCGTGCTGTATCCGGCATGATCTGCATCAATCCGCCAGCTCCAACATGTGAACGTGCAGAAGATACAAAACGGCTTTCCTGACGCATAAGTCCATAAGCCCAAGCAGGATCTACTCCCACATTGCGGCTATGACTCACCACTGTACCCTGATGTGGAGTAGCATAACGGTAACTGTAATTATGCTGTCTCACTGTACGTTCTGCGGCATAGATTGCTCGATCATACCATCCCATATCATGAGCACGTTTCGCCGCAGCGAGTAATAAACCATCATCCTGCTTCAGGTATGCCTGACGTACTGCCCAGTTCCACTCACGGTTAATATAGCTATCTGGTGCATTAATACGGCGCAAGGTAAACGCGCGGTTAAAATGGATATTCTGGTTCAGCCGCTGCATGTCTTGGCTAGAAGGTTGCTGATTACCCGGCACACTGCTGTATTTTTGGCCCAACTGATCCTTTGCTAACAGATTATGATAATCATCGCCTGCCTGGGCCAATTTACTATAGATAGCTCGTGCTGTCTGGCGTGAACCACTGTCATTCCGTTTTTCCACGCTACGGGCCAGCCAGTATTGCCAGCGGTCTTCCTGTTTCTGGGTGACTGTCATACTATCAATAGCACGGATTACACTCTCCCACGCTCCAAAGCGAATCGCCTGTCGCGCATAGATTTCTGCTTCTTCAGGGGTAAATGGATAACCATAGCTGGTATCTAAAGCATTCAGGACTTCCCGATTAAAATTATTCTTCATGACAGTAGTACCGCCAATATAACCCACTGTGCGATACAAATAGCGTTGTACATCGGCAGGCGTACCCTCAGCCGCGCGTTTTACCGAAGATAACGCTGTTTCCAGTTCGTTATTGGCCAAGCGTCCCAAGGCAAAAATCAGATAAGCATGATCGGTTGGAGTCGCTTTGGGTGCAGACCATAAATAATTAAGCGGATTAGCCTGAATCTGGTTCAGCTGGGGCAATGATAAAGGTAGCCCAATAGTTTGTGCAGTTGCCAGCGCATGACCCGACTGTCCTGCCCGTAGTTGTCCCCATAAACGCTGCTGGCGATCTTGAGCAGTCATTAATGGGCTGGCCAGCATCATACGCCCCAAACCGGTACAGGAATCAGGCTGCGATTCAGTAGTAAACCATATATCCTTATACTCGGCGAAGACCAGAGGGTCGCCAGTCTTAGCCCGCACCTGGGCAACCGCACAGCTTTCTGCACGGTCAGGATTGGTCACATAAGCCAAAACTGGCTGGGCATTGGCATAATCAGCCTGTTTTACTTTTTCTTCTACATAGTCAGCGGCAAGTTTTTCGGTCATGGCAGCCTGCGGATACCGCTGGGCAAAGCTAATAATTGCTGAAGGCGACTGAAAACCCAGATTGGTATTTAATTTCCAGTATTCCGGATAATAGCCAAGTACATCATTTTGCATAGCAGCCTGATA harbors:
- a CDS encoding lytic transglycosylase domain-containing protein, which gives rise to MHLKKNNSLSKYGLKNKSFQRLLLGSLMSVFGIHCSQAADEQFNDALRAANAGNVALLDQYQAAMQNDVLGYYPEYWKLNTNLGFQSPSAIISFAQRYPQAAMTEKLAADYVEEKVKQADYANAQPVLAYVTNPDRAESCAVAQVRAKTGDPLVFAEYKDIWFTTESQPDSCTGLGRMMLASPLMTAQDRQQRLWGQLRAGQSGHALATAQTIGLPLSLPQLNQIQANPLNYLWSAPKATPTDHAYLIFALGRLANNELETALSSVKRAAEGTPADVQRYLYRTVGYIGGTTVMKNNFNREVLNALDTSYGYPFTPEEAEIYARQAIRFGAWESVIRAIDSMTVTQKQEDRWQYWLARSVEKRNDSGSRQTARAIYSKLAQAGDDYHNLLAKDQLGQKYSSVPGNQQPSSQDMQRLNQNIHFNRAFTLRRINAPDSYINREWNWAVRQAYLKQDDGLLLAAAKRAHDMGWYDRAIYAAERTVRQHNYSYRYATPHQGTVVSHSRNVGVDPAWAYGLMRQESRFVSSARSHVGAGGLMQIMPDTARLVARQMGESYNPAALTDMNTNIRYGTYYLSMIQNQLSNNPVLATAGYNAGPNRAKRWQPEFQSLTADQYTEAIPLLETRDYVKNVMANATHYGVLLGQGPQSIQNRMKVIPVRNTP